Proteins encoded in a region of the Streptomyces sp. NBC_00513 genome:
- a CDS encoding DUF3817 domain-containing protein, giving the protein MRAPHPGRLLRTAAGIELGSFIVLLVNLATVHLASISSLAGPVHGCAYLFTLVAVARDPRRTPPTTALALLPGIGGVLALRGLTRSDAPAPVG; this is encoded by the coding sequence GTGAGGGCGCCCCACCCCGGACGGCTGCTGCGCACGGCCGCCGGCATCGAACTGGGCTCGTTCATCGTCCTGTTGGTGAACCTCGCCACCGTGCACCTGGCGTCGATCTCCTCGCTCGCCGGCCCCGTGCACGGCTGCGCCTACCTGTTCACCCTGGTCGCGGTGGCCCGCGACCCGAGACGTACCCCGCCGACCACGGCACTCGCCCTGCTGCCCGGGATCGGCGGTGTCCTGGCCCTGCGCGGGCTCACCCGATCCGATGCCCCCGCCCCCGTCGGCTGA
- a CDS encoding GlxA family transcriptional regulator gives MHTVAVLALDHVVAFDIATPVEAFGRARLADGRLPYRIRVCGTGGEVTASNAFTIRAPYGLDALADADTIVVPGCAEDAPPPDPAVLEALRSAAAAGTRIASICAGAFVLAATGLLDGLAATTHWIAAARLAEEFPLVDVRPDVLYVDNGQLLTSAGAAAGLDLCLHMIRRDFGSAVAADAARLSVMPLEREGGQAQFIVHAQPPVPRGSLLEPALSWIEDNLGRDLTLAAMAARTGMSERTFSRRFREQTGTTPLQWLLRARVRRAQFLLETTEYGVERIAAQAGFGSPTAFRERFKRVAGITPQAYRSSFRGTPAEVL, from the coding sequence ATGCATACCGTGGCGGTTCTCGCGCTGGACCATGTGGTGGCCTTCGACATCGCGACCCCCGTCGAGGCGTTCGGACGGGCCCGACTGGCCGACGGACGGCTGCCCTACCGGATCCGGGTGTGCGGAACCGGGGGCGAGGTGACCGCGAGCAACGCGTTCACGATCCGCGCCCCGTACGGATTGGACGCCCTGGCCGACGCCGACACCATCGTCGTGCCCGGCTGCGCGGAGGACGCCCCGCCGCCCGACCCGGCGGTACTGGAGGCCCTGCGCTCCGCGGCGGCGGCCGGGACCCGGATCGCCTCGATCTGCGCGGGCGCGTTCGTCCTCGCCGCGACCGGGCTGCTGGACGGACTGGCGGCGACGACCCACTGGATCGCGGCCGCGCGACTGGCCGAGGAGTTCCCGCTGGTCGACGTGCGTCCCGACGTGCTCTACGTCGACAACGGGCAGTTGCTCACCTCGGCGGGGGCGGCGGCCGGGCTGGACCTGTGCCTGCACATGATCCGGCGGGACTTCGGGTCGGCGGTCGCGGCGGACGCCGCGCGACTGTCGGTGATGCCGCTGGAACGGGAGGGCGGGCAGGCCCAGTTCATCGTTCACGCCCAACCCCCCGTGCCTCGTGGATCGCTGTTGGAGCCGGCGCTCTCCTGGATCGAGGACAACCTGGGGCGGGACCTCACCCTGGCCGCCATGGCCGCCCGGACCGGCATGAGCGAGCGCACCTTCAGTCGCCGGTTCCGGGAGCAGACGGGGACCACTCCCTTGCAGTGGCTGCTGCGCGCCCGGGTCCGGCGGGCCCAGTTCCTGCTGGAGACCACCGAGTACGGCGTCGAGCGCATCGCCGCGCAGGCCGGGTTCGGCTCACCGACCGCGTTCCGGGAACGGTTCAAGCGGGTCGCCGGGATCACCCCGCAGGCCTACCGCTCCTCCTTCCGCGGGACGCCCGCCGAGGTGCTGTGA